Proteins encoded by one window of Vampirovibrionales bacterium:
- a CDS encoding N-acetyltransferase: MSISPNPRQNIACDVVLGEGARVFDFVNLYGCRIGRETKIGTFVEIQKNAVVGDRCKISSHTFICEGVTIEDDVFVGHGVMFINDPAPRATNADGTLQSEADWRVHPTRVRRGASIGSGAVILCDVTIGEGAMIGAGAVVTRDVPPGAVVAGNPARLLARSGAMRETGS, encoded by the coding sequence ATGTCGATATCCCCCAACCCGCGCCAGAATATCGCTTGCGATGTCGTCCTGGGCGAAGGCGCGCGCGTTTTCGATTTCGTGAACCTCTATGGCTGCCGAATCGGGCGCGAAACCAAGATCGGGACGTTTGTCGAAATCCAGAAAAACGCCGTCGTCGGCGACCGCTGCAAGATCTCCAGCCATACGTTCATCTGCGAAGGCGTCACAATTGAGGACGACGTGTTTGTCGGCCATGGCGTGATGTTCATCAATGATCCCGCCCCGCGCGCCACCAACGCCGACGGGACCTTGCAAAGCGAGGCCGATTGGCGCGTGCATCCTACCCGGGTGCGGCGCGGCGCCTCGATTGGTTCTGGCGCCGTGATTCTCTGCGACGTTACCATTGGCGAAGGCGCGATGATTGGGGCCGGGGCCGTGGTCACGCGCGATGTGCCGCCCGGCGCCGTGGTGGCGGGCAATCCGGCCCGGCTGCTGGCCCGCTCGGGCGCGATGCGAGAGACCGGATCTTGA
- a CDS encoding Dam family site-specific DNA-(adenine-N6)-methyltransferase: protein MAPSDNSAPSLSPPLKWAGGKRWLLPHLRPLWQASDASRLVEPFCGGLAVALGLNPPQALLNDVNPHLIHFYQALQRGLALDDPALQNDRAAYEAARARFNALIDAGAAQSIEAARLFYYLNRTGYNGLCRFNRSGRFNVPFGRYKTIAYARDFASYAPTLRRWSFTCADFADLDPLRPDDFLYADPPYDAPFTQYSQGGFSWADQERLAEWLAAAPCPTVVSNQATERVLALYHRLGFEIALLDAPRRIACTGNRASAREMLAVRNLPPSSFIARQ from the coding sequence CTGGCGCCCTCTGATAATTCAGCGCCGTCTCTGTCCCCGCCGCTGAAATGGGCCGGCGGCAAACGCTGGCTCTTGCCTCATCTGCGACCCTTGTGGCAAGCGTCGGACGCCTCGCGTCTCGTCGAGCCTTTTTGCGGCGGGCTGGCCGTCGCCCTCGGCCTGAATCCGCCGCAAGCGCTGCTCAACGACGTCAATCCGCACCTGATTCACTTCTATCAGGCCCTGCAACGCGGCCTCGCGCTGGACGATCCCGCGCTGCAAAACGATCGCGCCGCGTATGAGGCGGCCCGCGCCCGATTCAATGCGCTCATTGACGCGGGCGCCGCCCAGAGCATCGAGGCCGCCCGCCTCTTCTATTACCTCAACCGCACGGGCTATAACGGCCTGTGTCGCTTTAACCGCAGCGGGCGCTTCAACGTGCCGTTCGGGCGCTACAAAACCATCGCCTATGCGCGCGATTTCGCCTCCTACGCCCCGACGCTGCGGCGCTGGAGCTTCACCTGCGCCGATTTTGCCGATCTCGACCCGCTGCGCCCCGACGATTTTCTGTATGCGGATCCGCCTTACGACGCGCCGTTTACGCAGTATTCGCAGGGCGGTTTTTCGTGGGCGGATCAAGAGCGTCTGGCCGAGTGGCTGGCGGCGGCGCCGTGCCCGACCGTGGTCAGCAATCAGGCGACCGAGCGCGTGCTGGCGCTGTATCACCGGCTGGGCTTTGAAATCGCGCTGCTGGACGCCCCGCGCCGCATCGCCTGCACGGGCAACCGGGCGTCGGCCCGCGAGATGCTTGCCGTTCGCAATCTTCCTCCTTCCTCGTTTATTGCCCGCCAGTAA
- a CDS encoding SulP family inorganic anion transporter, protein MTSALTRYLKTDLPGDLTGGLTTAIVALPIALAFGVASGLGPAAGLYGAIAAGILAALLGGTPGQASGPTGPMTVIVASIAAAHTQDPVFVFAAILLAGVFQIIFGLIRAGRYIHYIPYPVVSGFMTGIGVIIILLQLPPLLGLPAPSSPIAALGELPHMLTRINPTAAALGLGVMAAIYLLPRLYRHLPASLIALVAATVLASALGLAVPLLGAIPAGLPEVRFPAFSLGSLELLLPAALSLAVLSSIDSLLTAVVVDRLTGRHHDSDRELIGQGIGNMGSALIGGLPCSGATMRSVVNIRSGGRTRFSGVFHGIVLLAVLLGLGPLASQIPYSALAGVLVTVGLSIIDTKGLKSIGKASKSDVATMLTVAALTVFVDLIVAVLAGLALAGILFSKKLGDRARASEGYVSSLAHLDALIEQFPAHLRESVYFYTLNAPLYFATVRQFKATMSALPQIHALILDFRHAPLIDQSGGYALEETLAMLADKGVRTAVVGMSPRIRGELAALGALAHLPQAAEFDAYEPALRYLLSQEPAGQKSAAADASPPA, encoded by the coding sequence ATGACGTCCGCCTTGACGCGTTACCTTAAAACCGATCTGCCCGGCGATCTCACCGGCGGGCTGACGACGGCGATTGTCGCGCTGCCGATTGCGCTGGCTTTTGGCGTCGCCTCGGGTCTGGGGCCGGCGGCGGGCCTGTACGGGGCAATCGCCGCCGGGATTCTCGCCGCCCTGCTGGGCGGAACGCCGGGGCAAGCCAGCGGCCCCACCGGCCCGATGACGGTGATTGTCGCCTCCATTGCCGCGGCCCATACTCAGGATCCTGTCTTCGTGTTTGCGGCGATTCTGCTGGCGGGCGTCTTTCAGATTATCTTTGGCCTGATTCGCGCCGGTCGGTATATCCATTACATCCCGTATCCGGTTGTTTCCGGCTTTATGACCGGCATTGGCGTTATTATCATCCTGCTGCAACTGCCGCCGTTGCTGGGGCTGCCTGCGCCGTCCAGCCCAATCGCCGCGCTGGGCGAATTGCCGCACATGCTGACGCGAATCAATCCCACGGCTGCCGCGCTGGGTCTGGGCGTCATGGCGGCGATTTACCTGCTGCCGCGCCTGTATCGCCACTTGCCCGCGTCGTTGATCGCGCTGGTGGCGGCGACCGTTCTCGCCAGCGCGCTGGGGCTTGCGGTCCCCTTACTGGGCGCTATTCCGGCGGGATTGCCTGAGGTGCGCTTTCCCGCGTTCTCGCTGGGCAGTCTGGAATTGCTGCTGCCCGCCGCCTTGTCGCTGGCCGTGCTGAGCTCAATCGATTCACTGCTGACCGCCGTGGTGGTGGATCGTCTGACCGGGCGGCATCACGACAGCGACCGCGAACTAATCGGGCAAGGCATCGGGAACATGGGCAGCGCGCTGATTGGCGGTCTGCCTTGTTCCGGGGCCACGATGCGCAGCGTGGTGAATATCCGAAGCGGCGGACGCACGCGCTTTTCCGGGGTCTTCCATGGCATTGTTCTGCTGGCGGTGCTGCTCGGTTTGGGGCCGTTGGCCTCTCAAATCCCGTATTCAGCGCTGGCGGGCGTGCTGGTGACCGTCGGTCTGTCGATTATCGACACCAAAGGCCTGAAAAGCATTGGCAAGGCTTCCAAGTCAGATGTCGCCACAATGCTCACCGTGGCGGCGCTCACGGTCTTCGTAGATCTGATTGTCGCCGTGCTGGCGGGGCTGGCGCTGGCAGGCATCCTCTTCAGCAAGAAGCTAGGCGATCGGGCGCGCGCCTCTGAAGGCTATGTGTCGTCGCTGGCGCATCTCGACGCGCTCATCGAGCAGTTCCCCGCCCATCTCAGGGAAAGCGTGTATTTCTACACCCTGAATGCGCCGCTGTACTTTGCGACCGTGCGGCAATTCAAGGCGACAATGAGCGCCTTGCCTCAAATTCATGCGCTGATTCTGGATTTTCGCCATGCGCCGCTTATCGATCAGAGCGGCGGCTACGCGCTGGAAGAAACGCTGGCCATGCTCGCCGACAAGGGCGTGCGCACGGCAGTGGTCGGCATGTCGCCGCGCATCCGTGGGGAGTTAGCGGCTCTCGGCGCGCTTGCCCATCTGCCGCAAGCCGCCGAATTTGACGCCTATGAACCCGCGTTGCGCTATTTATTAAGTCAGGAGCCCGCAGGTCAGAAATCCGCCGCTGCGGATGCGTCGCCGCCCGCTTAA
- the purF gene encoding amidophosphoribosyltransferase, translating into MDDHPKEYCGVFGVLDPALSSLGHHLYYGMFALQHRGQESCGMAVYDNDQLRIHKDMGLVNQVFSQSMLEKMTGQVGLGHTRYSTTGASHLDNAQPVVARTRLGAITLAHNGNLINTRELRDFLKSHGVFGVGDSDSHLMAHYIRHVLQEDTPQGERSLIDAVQKTLQACRGAFSIVVASGDTLIAARDPHGIRPLCYGLTDNGGVVIASETCALDIVGARYERDVAPGEILAFTLDGRTEQAFLPESGPERFCFFELVYFARPDSRLFGHSVYHYRLGLGKRLAQISAESGLGGSDADYVVPVPDSGNVAAVGYSQESGIPYMEGLIKNRYVGRTFIHPSQELRQRSIQLKLNPLTDVLRGKSIVVIDDSIVRGNTSRKLVEMFRACGVREIHMRISSAQVKHPCFYGIDMSQEDELIANQMDVDAIRRWLGVDSLAYLSPQDMQAVGLGLPYCMACFNNDYPAGRPPEPTRRRVSSRSEKPAS; encoded by the coding sequence CTGGACGATCACCCTAAAGAGTACTGCGGCGTGTTTGGCGTCCTCGATCCGGCGCTGAGCAGCCTGGGGCATCATCTGTACTACGGCATGTTCGCGCTTCAGCACCGGGGACAGGAAAGCTGCGGCATGGCCGTCTACGACAACGACCAGTTGCGCATCCACAAGGATATGGGACTGGTGAATCAGGTCTTCAGCCAGTCGATGCTCGAAAAAATGACGGGGCAGGTCGGCTTGGGCCACACGCGCTACTCGACGACCGGGGCCAGTCATCTGGATAATGCTCAGCCCGTGGTCGCCCGAACGCGACTGGGGGCCATCACGCTGGCGCACAACGGCAACCTGATTAACACCCGCGAACTGCGCGATTTTCTGAAATCCCATGGGGTTTTTGGCGTTGGGGATAGCGATAGCCATCTCATGGCGCATTATATTCGCCACGTTTTGCAGGAAGACACGCCGCAAGGCGAGCGATCGCTGATCGACGCAGTTCAGAAAACCCTACAGGCCTGTCGCGGCGCGTTTTCGATTGTGGTCGCCTCGGGCGATACGCTGATAGCGGCGCGCGATCCGCACGGCATCCGCCCGTTGTGCTACGGGCTGACCGACAATGGCGGCGTGGTCATCGCCTCGGAGACATGCGCGCTCGATATCGTCGGCGCGCGGTACGAACGCGATGTGGCCCCCGGCGAAATCCTCGCCTTTACGCTGGATGGGCGCACCGAGCAAGCGTTTTTGCCGGAGTCCGGGCCTGAGCGCTTCTGCTTTTTCGAGCTGGTTTACTTCGCCCGGCCTGACAGCCGTCTGTTTGGGCATTCGGTGTATCATTACCGTCTCGGGCTGGGCAAGCGGCTGGCGCAAATCAGCGCCGAAAGCGGGCTTGGCGGTTCAGATGCCGATTACGTCGTTCCAGTGCCGGATTCCGGCAATGTGGCGGCTGTGGGTTACAGTCAGGAGTCGGGCATTCCGTACATGGAAGGCCTGATTAAAAATCGCTACGTCGGGCGCACGTTTATTCATCCTTCTCAGGAGTTGCGCCAGCGCAGCATTCAGCTCAAGCTGAATCCGCTGACCGACGTGCTGCGCGGCAAAAGCATCGTGGTGATTGATGATTCCATCGTGCGCGGCAATACCAGCCGCAAACTGGTGGAGATGTTTCGCGCGTGCGGTGTGCGGGAAATTCACATGCGTATTTCGTCAGCTCAGGTCAAGCATCCGTGTTTCTACGGCATTGATATGTCGCAAGAGGACGAGCTGATCGCCAATCAGATGGACGTAGACGCCATCCGGCGCTGGCTGGGCGTGGACAGTCTGGCCTATCTCTCGCCGCAGGATATGCAGGCGGTGGGGCTGGGTCTGCCGTATTGCATGGCCTGCTTCAATAACGATTATCCGGCAGGGCGTCCGCCTGAGCCGACGCGCCGTCGGGTCTCCAGCCGCTCTGAAAAGCCTGCTTCGTAA
- the purL gene encoding phosphoribosylformylglycinamidine synthase subunit PurL, translating into MTVAADPVTESPLADGRLDQTLASFNLTRDEYDRIVAGLGRAPNFNELAMFSVLWSEHCCYKNSRHLLKRLPTQGARILQGPGENAGIVAIDDEISIAFKIESHNHPTAVEPFQGATTGVGGILRDIFTMNARPVANLNSLRFGPLEDANNKRLFTEAVAGIAHYGNCVGVPTVAGEVFFDPRYSGNPLVNAMAVGVLYDGAIMASGAKGVGNPVLYVGSDTGKDGMGGAAFASRELDAASREDRPAVQVGDPFAEKLLIESCLEAFATGAIVAAQDMGAAGLTCSCAEMAAKGGLGMIIDLDKTPAREPGMKPFEYLLSESQERMLMVLEKGREQEAIAVFEKWGVPAVIVGEVTDDGRARFLHRGEVVVDVPAALLTDDAPSYPRGEHPPEPAEARARRERDPETGMTALETQDVGAWLERLMGSPNIARPGGVFGQYDRHVRNNTLLASERHGSGVIRLRRRNGEFSGMALAMTTDCNARYVALNPYSGAVSAVAEAARNLACVGALPLAVTDNLNFGAPEKPEIYYQLYYAIEGIKDACLAFETPVTGGNVSLYNEHSGAPILPAPVIGMIGLIENDAAIAAPGFVAAGHEIALVGRFLPTLAGSEYQVLQGAALSGEPPDVCLKTETALIAVIRRLIADGLLASATDVGMGGLLTTLAECACIGSACDGPPFGLSLQDDALSALGEGLSLATLLFGESNGSYVLSYPRERREAIAKAFADADLTWTPLGQVTDGATLRWGAIHLDLGTACERWRTGLDLRDA; encoded by the coding sequence ATGACGGTCGCCGCCGACCCTGTGACAGAATCGCCTCTGGCCGATGGGCGTCTGGACCAGACCCTCGCCTCATTCAACCTGACGCGCGACGAGTACGATCGCATTGTCGCCGGTCTGGGGCGCGCGCCGAATTTTAACGAGCTGGCGATGTTCAGCGTGCTGTGGAGCGAGCATTGCTGCTATAAGAATTCGCGGCATCTGCTGAAACGCCTGCCGACGCAAGGCGCGCGCATTTTGCAGGGGCCGGGCGAAAACGCGGGCATCGTCGCCATTGATGACGAAATCTCGATCGCCTTCAAGATCGAGAGTCATAACCATCCCACTGCGGTAGAACCCTTTCAGGGCGCGACCACTGGGGTCGGCGGCATCTTGCGCGATATCTTCACGATGAATGCGCGGCCGGTGGCGAATCTCAATTCCCTGCGCTTCGGGCCGCTTGAGGACGCCAACAACAAACGGCTTTTTACGGAAGCTGTGGCGGGCATCGCCCATTACGGCAACTGCGTCGGCGTGCCGACGGTGGCGGGCGAAGTCTTCTTTGACCCGCGCTATAGCGGCAATCCGCTGGTGAACGCCATGGCGGTCGGCGTGCTGTATGACGGGGCCATTATGGCCTCCGGCGCCAAGGGCGTGGGGAATCCGGTGTTATACGTCGGCTCGGATACGGGCAAAGACGGCATGGGCGGCGCGGCCTTCGCCAGCCGCGAGCTGGACGCCGCCAGTCGAGAAGATCGCCCGGCGGTGCAAGTCGGCGATCCCTTTGCAGAGAAGCTGCTGATTGAATCGTGTCTGGAGGCCTTTGCGACCGGGGCGATTGTCGCTGCGCAAGACATGGGCGCCGCCGGCCTGACCTGTTCCTGCGCCGAAATGGCGGCCAAAGGCGGTCTGGGCATGATCATCGATCTGGATAAGACCCCCGCCCGCGAGCCGGGCATGAAACCCTTTGAATACCTGCTTTCTGAGTCGCAGGAACGCATGCTGATGGTGCTGGAGAAGGGCCGCGAACAGGAAGCCATCGCCGTCTTTGAGAAATGGGGCGTCCCGGCGGTGATTGTCGGCGAAGTGACCGATGACGGCCGCGCGCGCTTTCTGCATCGCGGCGAAGTTGTCGTGGATGTTCCCGCTGCGCTGCTCACCGATGACGCGCCGTCTTATCCGCGCGGCGAGCATCCGCCGGAGCCGGCAGAGGCCCGCGCGCGTCGCGAACGCGACCCCGAGACCGGCATGACAGCGCTTGAAACCCAAGACGTCGGCGCGTGGCTGGAGCGCCTGATGGGCTCGCCCAATATTGCCCGCCCCGGCGGCGTCTTTGGCCAGTACGATCGCCATGTGCGCAATAACACGCTTCTGGCTAGCGAGCGCCATGGCAGCGGCGTGATTCGCCTGCGGCGGCGCAACGGCGAATTTTCGGGCATGGCGCTGGCGATGACCACCGACTGCAACGCCCGGTATGTCGCCCTGAATCCGTACTCCGGCGCGGTGTCCGCCGTCGCGGAAGCGGCGCGGAATCTGGCCTGCGTGGGGGCCCTGCCGCTGGCCGTCACAGATAACCTCAATTTCGGCGCGCCGGAAAAGCCTGAGATTTACTATCAGCTGTATTACGCCATTGAAGGCATTAAAGACGCCTGTCTGGCCTTTGAGACGCCGGTGACCGGCGGTAACGTCAGTTTGTATAACGAGCATTCGGGGGCCCCGATTCTGCCGGCGCCGGTGATTGGCATGATTGGCCTGATCGAAAATGACGCCGCCATTGCCGCCCCCGGCTTTGTCGCGGCGGGACATGAAATCGCGCTGGTCGGGCGCTTCTTGCCGACGCTGGCAGGCAGCGAATATCAGGTCCTGCAAGGGGCGGCGCTGAGCGGCGAGCCGCCGGACGTTTGCCTGAAAACCGAAACGGCGCTGATTGCCGTCATACGCCGCCTGATCGCCGATGGCCTGCTGGCGTCGGCGACCGATGTGGGGATGGGCGGCCTGCTGACCACGCTGGCCGAGTGCGCCTGCATTGGATCAGCGTGTGATGGCCCTCCCTTTGGCCTGTCGCTGCAAGACGACGCGCTGAGCGCGCTGGGAGAGGGCCTGTCGCTGGCAACCCTGCTCTTTGGCGAAAGCAACGGCAGTTACGTCCTGAGCTATCCGCGCGAGCGTCGCGAGGCCATTGCCAAGGCTTTTGCCGACGCGGATCTGACCTGGACGCCGCTGGGTCAGGTGACGGACGGGGCAACGCTGCGTTGGGGCGCGATTCATCTGGATCTGGGTACGGCCTGCGAGCGCTGGAGAACCGGTCTTGACTTGCGGGACGCCTGA
- a CDS encoding LCP family protein — translation MTTLDQKPPADMPPSPPDDAANADPNRLTRPGHAPGSASASGPSSHAPDAASSGAPPSSPFSSGAPAPANLPEFPKRPRPQASLTPKPSGAPLSGPPSGASSGQPVPGGSGSVKSSHAPSHAPSQAGPPAPGAPPPEYPAAPLSPAPPGRPPRPMRRPRALSPMGAFLVMAAAVLTSIALFFAVGHFLPDIVIPLPGSKQPLFTIKTPKAPTDMVVLVMGVDVPYANGRPQREQFSGARTDSMMLVRVSPGKNTVSAISIPRDSKVLIPNGHGIDKINAAYAYGGASLAVAAVESSFGVPVDRYLVVNTQGVRDLVDAIGGVTVVVEKPMHYRDQTARLNIQLEPGPRALNGEQAEGFVRFRHDALGDIGRIRRQQQFLSAVAAKLKNPWMVAKLPDLARFAGRYLDTNLSSHELLQLAWFSKDMDMSRVRLSTMPGTPTNSRYASYWEINAVEAGRVLDRLILDNPMAQNDMTSSRPLSVGLVYDPAQAQAIEPLVKRLEGKLFQVVCREKRASQLSQIIERSRRVNDESSARLRGVDPALGRAGLIFSPIGATFESNQCSMGEDYTVILGVDAAPRHNP, via the coding sequence ATGACCACCCTCGACCAGAAGCCGCCCGCCGACATGCCGCCTTCCCCCCCTGATGACGCCGCCAACGCCGACCCGAATCGGCTGACGCGCCCCGGTCATGCTCCCGGTTCCGCTTCTGCGTCTGGCCCGTCTTCGCACGCGCCAGACGCCGCCAGCTCGGGCGCGCCGCCGTCTTCGCCGTTTTCATCCGGCGCGCCCGCCCCGGCGAATTTGCCGGAATTTCCCAAGCGGCCGCGCCCGCAGGCGTCGCTGACGCCAAAACCCTCTGGCGCGCCATTGTCAGGGCCGCCTTCGGGGGCTTCTTCAGGGCAGCCGGTCCCCGGCGGATCGGGGTCAGTCAAGTCTTCTCACGCGCCTTCTCATGCGCCTTCTCAGGCCGGCCCTCCGGCGCCGGGCGCGCCCCCGCCGGAGTATCCCGCCGCGCCGCTGTCGCCTGCCCCCCCCGGACGCCCTCCGCGCCCGATGCGCCGCCCGCGCGCCCTGTCGCCCATGGGCGCGTTTCTGGTGATGGCCGCCGCCGTGCTGACGAGCATCGCCCTGTTTTTCGCCGTCGGCCATTTTCTGCCCGATATCGTGATTCCGCTGCCCGGCAGCAAACAGCCGCTGTTTACGATTAAAACGCCCAAAGCGCCGACGGATATGGTCGTACTGGTGATGGGCGTTGATGTCCCCTACGCCAATGGGCGTCCTCAGCGCGAGCAGTTTTCCGGCGCGCGCACTGACAGCATGATGCTGGTGCGCGTCAGTCCGGGCAAGAATACGGTATCGGCGATTTCCATCCCGCGCGACAGCAAGGTGCTGATTCCCAACGGACATGGGATTGATAAAATCAATGCGGCCTACGCCTATGGCGGCGCATCGCTGGCGGTTGCGGCTGTAGAGTCGTCGTTTGGCGTGCCTGTGGATCGCTATCTGGTCGTTAATACGCAAGGCGTGCGCGATCTGGTTGACGCTATCGGCGGGGTGACCGTGGTGGTGGAAAAACCCATGCATTACCGCGACCAGACCGCGCGGCTGAATATCCAGCTGGAGCCGGGGCCGCGCGCGCTCAACGGCGAGCAGGCCGAGGGCTTTGTGCGCTTTCGTCACGACGCGCTGGGCGACATTGGCCGGATTCGGCGCCAGCAGCAGTTTCTGTCAGCAGTGGCCGCCAAGCTTAAAAATCCGTGGATGGTCGCCAAGCTGCCCGATCTGGCGCGCTTTGCCGGGCGTTATCTGGATACCAATCTCAGTTCGCATGAGCTGCTGCAACTGGCATGGTTCTCAAAAGATATGGACATGAGCCGCGTTCGGCTCTCAACGATGCCCGGAACGCCGACCAATTCGCGTTATGCCAGCTACTGGGAGATTAACGCCGTAGAAGCCGGGCGCGTTCTCGATCGGCTGATTCTGGATAATCCGATGGCGCAGAACGATATGACCTCCAGTCGGCCGCTTTCGGTGGGGCTGGTCTATGATCCCGCCCAGGCCCAGGCCATTGAGCCGCTGGTGAAACGTCTGGAAGGCAAGCTGTTTCAGGTGGTCTGTCGCGAAAAACGGGCAAGTCAATTGTCACAAATTATTGAGCGCAGCCGCCGGGTAAATGATGAGAGCAGCGCGCGTTTGCGCGGCGTGGATCCTGCGCTGGGGCGAGCGGGCTTGATTTTTTCGCCGATTGGCGCCACGTTTGAATCCAACCAGTGCAGCATGGGCGAAGACTATACGGTGATTCTGGGCGTGGACGCCGCGCCTCGCCATAACCCGTAA
- the gatA gene encoding Asp-tRNA(Asn)/Glu-tRNA(Gln) amidotransferase subunit GatA yields the protein MSDSPAGPPEKSSSQSPIPSSAHATALETAAHIQAGRLSAVTVAENAFERIAALDDDIQGFNLLTRSLALEAAADIDRRARAGETLPLLAGAPIAIKDNLNIAGLPTTCSSRILEGYVSPYDATVVQKVRAAGLPILGKTNLDEFAMGSSTENSALRVTRNPWDLQRIPGGSSGGSAAVVAAQMTPLSLGSDTGGSVRQPAAMCGIVGVKPTYGLVSRYGLVAFASSLDQVSPFARTVRDAAALLQVIAGFDPLDSTSIPDRPVPDYLAAIEARPDIEGLRVGVIQELDGEGMQAEVAASLGAAREAFEAMGARVQPISIPSIRYAVAAYYILATAEASSNLGRYDGVRYGMRVEEAGMDLKRMYQKTRALGFGPEVKRRIMLGTFCLSAGYFDAFYGKAQKARALIRHELRHAFDSVDILICPTAPTTAFRLGEKLNDPVSMYLSDIATIPVNMAGIPALSLPCGFDAQGLPIGLQLLAPHLGEDTLFRAAAAFEARSGLRNLTPGRLAAVQGAR from the coding sequence ATGTCAGATTCGCCGGCAGGGCCGCCCGAAAAGTCGTCATCACAGTCGCCGATACCCTCATCGGCGCACGCGACGGCGCTGGAAACCGCCGCCCACATTCAGGCCGGTCGCCTCAGCGCCGTTACCGTTGCGGAAAACGCTTTTGAGCGCATTGCGGCCCTCGATGACGATATTCAGGGCTTTAATCTGCTGACCCGCTCGCTGGCGCTGGAAGCCGCCGCCGACATCGACCGTCGCGCCAGGGCGGGCGAGACGCTGCCGCTGCTGGCAGGCGCGCCCATCGCCATTAAAGACAATCTCAACATCGCAGGACTGCCGACGACGTGCAGCAGTCGGATTCTCGAAGGCTACGTCTCGCCCTACGACGCCACCGTGGTCCAGAAAGTCCGCGCGGCGGGGCTCCCGATTCTGGGGAAAACCAATCTGGACGAGTTTGCCATGGGCAGCTCGACTGAAAACAGCGCCCTGCGCGTCACGCGCAACCCATGGGACTTGCAGCGCATTCCCGGCGGCAGTTCGGGCGGATCGGCGGCTGTGGTCGCCGCCCAGATGACCCCCTTGAGTCTCGGCTCCGATACCGGCGGCAGCGTGCGACAACCGGCGGCCATGTGCGGCATCGTCGGCGTCAAGCCGACCTACGGGCTGGTCTCGCGCTATGGACTGGTCGCCTTCGCCAGCAGCCTGGATCAGGTCAGCCCCTTTGCCCGAACCGTGCGCGATGCGGCCGCCCTGCTGCAAGTCATCGCCGGATTCGACCCGCTGGATTCAACGTCTATTCCGGATCGCCCTGTTCCTGACTATCTGGCGGCGATCGAGGCGCGCCCCGATATCGAGGGCCTGCGCGTCGGCGTGATTCAGGAACTGGACGGCGAGGGCATGCAGGCCGAAGTCGCCGCCTCGCTGGGCGCGGCCCGCGAGGCCTTTGAAGCGATGGGCGCGCGCGTCCAGCCGATTTCCATCCCCAGTATCCGCTATGCCGTTGCGGCGTATTATATTCTGGCCACTGCCGAGGCCAGCTCCAATCTGGGACGCTATGACGGGGTCCGCTACGGGATGCGCGTCGAAGAAGCCGGCATGGATCTCAAGCGCATGTACCAGAAAACCCGCGCCCTGGGCTTCGGCCCCGAAGTCAAGCGACGCATTATGCTGGGCACGTTCTGTCTGAGCGCGGGCTATTTCGACGCTTTCTACGGCAAAGCCCAGAAAGCGCGCGCGCTGATTCGTCATGAATTGCGCCATGCGTTCGACTCCGTCGATATTCTGATCTGTCCGACGGCTCCCACCACGGCGTTTCGTCTGGGCGAAAAGTTGAACGACCCGGTCAGTATGTATTTGTCCGATATTGCGACCATTCCGGTCAATATGGCGGGCATCCCGGCGCTCAGCCTCCCCTGCGGATTCGACGCCCAGGGGCTTCCCATCGGCCTGCAACTGCTGGCGCCGCATCTGGGCGAAGACACCCTGTTTCGCGCCGCTGCCGCCTTTGAGGCCCGCAGTGGTCTGCGCAACCTGACGCCCGGCCGTCTGGCTGCTGTTCAGGGGGCGCGCTAA
- a CDS encoding thioredoxin family protein: MAAPPSFLRSMGVIATLVAVTITLSLAWQLFQGADASGRPSQYDPGVSLSAAAKTAQTPLLIEFYSDDCGACVQLTPLVHRVATTAFARRLKLVMINVDRPQSQDAAALFRVDSVPSVFVFDPKRMKKKTIPFAALSNPRRLEAALNSALAGLGAQGQSGSAR; encoded by the coding sequence ATGGCTGCGCCGCCGTCGTTTCTCAGAAGCATGGGCGTCATCGCGACGCTGGTGGCCGTCACCATCACGCTGAGTCTGGCGTGGCAGCTTTTTCAGGGGGCTGACGCCAGCGGACGGCCTTCGCAGTATGATCCCGGCGTTTCGCTGAGCGCAGCGGCCAAAACCGCTCAAACGCCTTTGCTCATTGAGTTCTACTCAGATGATTGCGGCGCCTGCGTGCAACTGACGCCGCTGGTTCACCGCGTGGCGACGACAGCCTTCGCCCGGCGCCTCAAACTGGTGATGATCAACGTGGACCGCCCCCAGTCGCAGGATGCCGCCGCGCTGTTTCGGGTAGACAGCGTCCCCTCCGTCTTTGTCTTCGACCCCAAGCGCATGAAGAAGAAGACCATTCCCTTTGCGGCGCTGTCGAATCCCAGGCGGCTGGAAGCGGCGCTCAATTCGGCTTTGGCAGGCTTAGGCGCTCAAGGTCAATCAGGTTCAGCGCGTTGA